The Petropleomorpha daqingensis genome includes a window with the following:
- a CDS encoding CPBP family intramembrane glutamic endopeptidase → MDWLPSSLDAWGPAALAAILLAGYLVVGEPLAGYVLHRRFEGRLSRDPAARRSFYRRLLILEWGLTIIAAIVWAAAPGVDLAAVGLAWPTAWPGPVTAVAVVAVLVFLLFSLRAMASGALRTATEQLRRPGDGRHADPGVHSTLALLPRTPGERRLFSVVGLTAGICEEWLYRAFFLAVMSALLGSPPEPILVLLAAAAFGLAHAYQGVAGIVTTAVLGGVLALLYLDTGSLLLPVLLHAAIDLRFLLVPASVLPALTRAAP, encoded by the coding sequence GTGGACTGGTTGCCCTCCTCGCTGGACGCCTGGGGCCCCGCGGCGCTGGCGGCGATCCTGCTCGCCGGCTACCTGGTGGTCGGCGAGCCGCTGGCCGGCTACGTGCTGCACCGCCGCTTCGAGGGGCGGCTGTCCCGCGACCCGGCCGCCCGGCGCTCGTTCTACCGGCGGCTGCTGATCCTCGAGTGGGGTCTGACGATCATCGCCGCGATCGTCTGGGCGGCCGCCCCGGGCGTCGACCTCGCCGCGGTGGGCCTGGCCTGGCCGACGGCGTGGCCCGGGCCGGTCACCGCCGTCGCCGTCGTCGCCGTCCTGGTCTTCCTGCTGTTCTCCCTGCGCGCCATGGCCTCCGGGGCCCTGCGCACCGCGACCGAGCAGCTGCGCCGGCCTGGTGACGGCCGGCACGCCGACCCGGGCGTGCACTCCACGCTGGCGCTGCTGCCGCGCACCCCGGGGGAGCGGCGGCTGTTCTCCGTCGTCGGGCTCACCGCCGGGATCTGCGAGGAGTGGCTGTACCGCGCCTTCTTCCTCGCCGTGATGTCGGCGCTGCTCGGCTCCCCGCCCGAGCCGATCCTCGTGCTGCTCGCCGCGGCGGCGTTCGGGTTGGCGCACGCCTACCAGGGGGTGGCCGGGATCGTGACGACCGCCGTCCTCGGCGGGGTCCTGGCCCTGCTCTACCTCGACACCGGCTCGCTGCTGCTGCCCGTGCTGCTGCACGCGGCGATCGACCTGCGCTTCCTGCTCGTGCCGGCGTCGGTGCTGCCCGCCCTCACCCGGGCGGCGCCGTGA
- a CDS encoding RluA family pseudouridine synthase has protein sequence MTSGLYRALPVPDGLEGQRVDQALSRLFGLSRTAAAEVADAGNVQVDGRVRGKGERVTGGSWLEVELPPPPGEPAPPAPVEGMTVLYDDEDVVVVDKPVGVAAHPSPGWEGPTVVGGLAAAGYRISTSGAAERQGVVHRLDAATTGVMVVAKSERAYTALKAAFKERTVEKGYHALVQGHPDPSRGTIDAPIDRHPRHDWKFAVVSGGRPSVTHYEVIEAFPAASLVDIKLETGRTHQIRVHFSALRHPCVGDTTYGADPTLAERLGVARQWLHAVRLGFPHPADGRWVEFTSDYPADLAGALAILRAES, from the coding sequence GTGACCTCCGGCCTGTACCGCGCGCTCCCCGTGCCGGACGGGCTCGAGGGGCAGCGCGTCGACCAGGCGCTCTCGCGGCTGTTCGGGCTCTCCCGCACTGCCGCCGCCGAGGTCGCCGACGCCGGCAACGTGCAGGTCGACGGCCGCGTGCGCGGCAAGGGCGAGCGGGTCACCGGCGGCAGCTGGCTCGAGGTCGAGCTGCCCCCGCCGCCGGGCGAGCCCGCTCCGCCGGCGCCGGTCGAGGGGATGACCGTCCTCTACGACGACGAGGACGTCGTGGTCGTCGACAAGCCGGTCGGGGTGGCGGCGCACCCGAGCCCCGGCTGGGAGGGGCCCACCGTCGTCGGCGGGCTGGCCGCGGCCGGCTACCGGATCTCGACGTCGGGGGCGGCCGAGCGGCAGGGCGTCGTGCACCGGCTGGACGCCGCGACCACCGGGGTGATGGTCGTGGCCAAGAGCGAGCGCGCGTACACCGCGCTCAAGGCGGCGTTCAAGGAGCGGACCGTCGAGAAGGGCTACCACGCCCTGGTCCAGGGCCACCCCGACCCGTCCCGCGGCACCATCGACGCCCCGATCGACCGCCACCCCCGGCACGACTGGAAGTTCGCCGTGGTCAGCGGCGGCCGGCCGTCGGTCACGCACTACGAGGTGATCGAGGCCTTCCCGGCGGCGAGCCTGGTCGACATCAAGCTGGAGACCGGCCGCACCCACCAGATCCGGGTGCACTTCTCGGCCCTGCGGCACCCGTGCGTCGGCGACACGACCTACGGCGCCGACCCGACGCTGGCCGAGCGGCTGGGCGTGGCCCGGCAGTGGCTGCACGCCGTGCGGCTCGGCTTCCCGCACCCGGCCGACGGCCGCTGGGTGGAGTTCACCAGCGACTACCCGGCCGACCTCGCCGGCGCGCTCGCGATCCTGCGCGCCGAGTCGTGA
- the mqo gene encoding malate dehydrogenase (quinone) has product MTPDGVVPDSANPDVVLVGGGIMSATLAALLGVVAPQWSVAVFESAADVAGESSGPWNNAGTGHSALCELNYTPAGTDGAVDPAKAVVINEQFQVSRQFWSHLVRGGMSDGSPKTFITPVPHVSFVTGEDGRAYMRNRYEALARQPLFAGLEHAEGQAELAEWVPLMMAGRDPRQVVAGTRSVAGTDVNFGALTRLMLEDAGRRGVPVHTEQRVHDLRRETDGRWRVTVRDTRTGEKRVLRARFVFVGAGGGALPLLQRAGIPEIKGFGGFPVSGKFLRTRSPELVSRHQAKVYGQAAVGAPPMSVPHLDLRLIDGDHSLLFGPYAGFSPKFLKAGSLVDLPRSVRPGNIGSMLGVARTEMALTRYLVRELLQSRDARHTTLSAFVPEADAADWDMITAGQRVQVIKRDPATGRGVLQFGTELVVGGEGSIAGLLGASPGASTAVSAMLTLLERCFPEQIPAWTPALQEAIPSYGRSLSADEALLAEVRAETMQTLELNG; this is encoded by the coding sequence GTGACTCCCGACGGTGTAGTACCTGACAGCGCCAACCCCGACGTGGTCCTGGTCGGCGGCGGCATCATGAGCGCGACCCTCGCGGCGCTGCTCGGGGTGGTCGCGCCGCAGTGGTCCGTCGCGGTGTTCGAGTCGGCCGCGGACGTCGCCGGCGAGAGCTCGGGGCCGTGGAACAACGCCGGGACCGGTCACTCCGCGCTGTGCGAGCTGAACTACACCCCCGCCGGCACGGACGGCGCGGTCGACCCGGCCAAGGCCGTCGTGATCAACGAGCAGTTCCAGGTCTCCCGCCAGTTCTGGTCGCACCTGGTCCGTGGCGGCATGAGCGACGGCTCGCCGAAGACCTTCATCACCCCCGTGCCGCACGTCAGCTTCGTCACCGGCGAGGACGGCCGCGCCTACATGCGCAACCGGTACGAGGCGCTGGCCCGCCAGCCGCTGTTCGCCGGGCTCGAGCACGCCGAGGGGCAGGCCGAGCTGGCCGAGTGGGTGCCGCTGATGATGGCCGGCCGCGACCCGCGGCAGGTCGTCGCCGGCACCCGCTCGGTCGCCGGCACCGACGTCAACTTCGGCGCGCTGACCCGCCTGATGCTCGAGGACGCCGGGCGCCGCGGCGTGCCGGTCCACACCGAGCAGCGGGTGCACGACCTGCGCCGGGAGACCGACGGCCGCTGGCGGGTGACCGTCCGCGACACGCGCACCGGCGAGAAGCGGGTGCTGCGCGCCCGGTTCGTCTTCGTCGGCGCCGGTGGCGGCGCGCTGCCGCTGCTGCAGCGGGCGGGCATCCCCGAGATCAAGGGCTTCGGCGGCTTCCCGGTCAGCGGCAAGTTCCTGCGCACCCGCTCCCCGGAGCTGGTCAGCCGGCACCAGGCCAAGGTCTACGGCCAGGCCGCCGTCGGCGCGCCGCCCATGTCGGTCCCGCACCTCGACCTGCGGCTCATCGACGGCGACCACTCGCTGCTGTTCGGTCCGTACGCGGGCTTCTCCCCCAAGTTCCTCAAGGCCGGCTCGCTGGTCGACCTGCCGCGCAGCGTCCGGCCGGGCAACATCGGCTCGATGCTCGGCGTGGCCCGCACGGAGATGGCGCTGACCCGCTACCTGGTCCGCGAGCTGCTGCAGTCGCGGGACGCCCGGCACACCACCCTCAGCGCGTTCGTGCCCGAGGCGGACGCGGCCGACTGGGACATGATCACCGCCGGCCAGCGGGTCCAGGTGATCAAGCGCGACCCGGCCACCGGCCGCGGTGTGCTGCAGTTCGGCACCGAGCTCGTCGTCGGCGGCGAGGGCAGCATCGCCGGCCTGCTCGGCGCCTCCCCCGGCGCGTCCACGGCGGTCTCGGCGATGCTCACGCTGCTGGAGCGCTGCTTCCCCGAGCAGATCCCGGCCTGGACGCCGGCCCTGCAGGAGGCCATCCCCTCCTACGGGCGCTCGCTGTCGGCGGACGAGGCGCTGCTCGCCGAGGTGCGCGCCGAGACCATGCAGACGCTCGAACTGAACGGCTGA
- a CDS encoding ABC transporter ATP-binding protein has product MAGITYDHATIQYPGADRPSVNALDLEIADGEFLVLVGPSGCGKSTSLRALAGLEAVTEGSIRIGDRDVTHLPPKERDIAMVFQNYALYPHMSVADNMGFALKIAGMKKEEIRARVEDAAKILDLEPYLDRKPKALSGGQRQRVAMGRAIVRHPQAFLMDEPLSNLDAKLRVQTRTQIAALQRRLGVTTVYVTHDQVEAMTMGDRVAVLKDGYLQQVGTPRDLYDRPANVFVAGFIGSPAMNIVDLPLSQDGAVIGDQTLPLPREVLGLLGSENATTATVGFRPESVRVVPAGEGFPFEVVVVEELGSDAYAYGNLHLGGSGAAGDDKLLTIRVDAKRVPLKGEEIAIAIAPEEVHVFSPESGRRVSGDVAVPTA; this is encoded by the coding sequence ATGGCCGGGATCACCTACGACCACGCCACCATCCAGTACCCCGGTGCCGACCGGCCCTCGGTCAACGCCCTCGACCTCGAGATCGCCGACGGCGAGTTCCTCGTGCTGGTCGGCCCCTCCGGGTGCGGCAAGTCCACCTCGCTGCGCGCGCTGGCCGGGCTGGAGGCGGTCACCGAGGGGTCGATCCGGATCGGCGACCGCGACGTGACGCACCTGCCGCCCAAGGAGCGCGACATCGCGATGGTGTTCCAGAACTACGCGCTCTACCCGCACATGAGCGTGGCCGACAACATGGGCTTCGCGCTCAAGATCGCCGGCATGAAGAAGGAGGAGATCCGCGCCCGCGTCGAGGACGCCGCGAAGATCCTCGACCTGGAGCCCTACCTGGACCGCAAGCCCAAGGCGCTCTCCGGTGGTCAGCGGCAGCGCGTGGCCATGGGCCGCGCGATCGTGCGGCACCCGCAGGCCTTCCTCATGGACGAGCCGCTCTCCAACCTCGACGCCAAGCTGCGCGTGCAGACCCGCACCCAGATCGCGGCACTCCAGCGCCGGCTGGGCGTCACCACCGTCTACGTGACCCACGACCAGGTCGAGGCCATGACGATGGGCGACCGCGTCGCCGTCCTCAAGGACGGGTACCTGCAGCAGGTCGGCACGCCCCGCGACCTCTACGACCGCCCGGCCAACGTCTTCGTGGCCGGCTTCATCGGCTCGCCGGCGATGAACATCGTCGACCTCCCGCTCAGCCAGGACGGCGCGGTCATCGGCGACCAGACGCTCCCGCTGCCGCGCGAGGTGCTGGGGCTGCTCGGCAGCGAGAACGCCACCACCGCGACCGTCGGCTTCCGGCCCGAGTCGGTGCGCGTGGTGCCGGCCGGCGAGGGCTTCCCGTTCGAGGTCGTGGTGGTCGAGGAGCTCGGCTCGGACGCCTACGCCTACGGCAACCTGCACCTGGGCGGGTCGGGTGCCGCCGGCGACGACAAGCTGCTGACGATCCGCGTCGACGCCAAGCGGGTCCCGCTGAAGGGCGAGGAGATCGCCATCGCGATCGCGCCGGAGGAGGTGCACGTCTTCTCGCCCGAGTCCGGCCGGCGGGTGTCCGGGGACGTCGCCGTCCCCACCGCCTGA
- a CDS encoding PadR family transcriptional regulator: protein MADDRRAQWLRGVLDLCVLAELERGESYGYGVARALEELGLGPVPGGTLYPVLGRLERAELIRSRWVESASGPPRKYYAMTPPGVELLARERGEWAVFAGRVGTALGAEAAR, encoded by the coding sequence ATGGCGGACGACCGACGGGCGCAGTGGCTGCGCGGCGTGCTGGACCTGTGCGTGCTCGCCGAGCTGGAGCGGGGCGAGTCCTACGGCTACGGCGTGGCCCGCGCGCTGGAGGAGCTCGGCCTCGGGCCGGTGCCCGGGGGCACCCTCTACCCGGTGCTCGGTCGGCTGGAGCGGGCCGAGCTGATCCGGTCGCGTTGGGTGGAGTCGGCGTCCGGCCCGCCGCGCAAGTACTACGCCATGACCCCGCCCGGGGTGGAGCTGCTGGCCCGCGAGCGCGGCGAGTGGGCCGTGTTCGCCGGCCGGGTCGGGACGGCGCTGGGCGCGGAGGCGGCCCGATGA
- a CDS encoding GNAT family N-acetyltransferase, with protein MSGPTAELAGHEDRPEVAALRTRVFVDEQGVPPEIEQDDADATAVHAVSRDSSGRVVATGRLLERDGVAVIGRMAADPAVRGQGHGAAVLAELHRQAALRGHREVELHAQITARGFYERAGYTAVGEEYEEAGIAHVTMRRQL; from the coding sequence GTGAGCGGGCCGACGGCCGAACTCGCCGGCCACGAGGATCGCCCGGAGGTGGCGGCGCTGCGCACCCGGGTCTTCGTCGACGAGCAGGGCGTGCCGCCCGAGATCGAGCAGGACGACGCCGACGCGACCGCCGTGCACGCGGTCAGCCGCGACTCCAGCGGGCGCGTGGTCGCCACCGGGCGCCTGCTCGAGCGGGACGGCGTCGCGGTGATCGGCCGGATGGCCGCCGACCCCGCCGTCCGCGGGCAGGGCCACGGCGCGGCCGTCCTGGCCGAGCTGCACCGCCAGGCGGCGCTGCGCGGGCACCGGGAGGTCGAGCTGCACGCGCAGATCACCGCCCGCGGGTTCTACGAGCGCGCCGGCTACACCGCGGTGGGGGAAGAGTACGAGGAAGCCGGGATCGCGCACGTCACCATGCGCCGGCAGCTCTGA
- a CDS encoding ATP-binding cassette domain-containing protein, producing MTGAEPWLGELTRALRRENLDGWHVDQVIAETRAHLAESGEQPESAFGTADAYARVVAAEFAGTVEPASVAPPRLVVEGITKSYRRRPVLDGVDLVVAAGEVVAVVGPNGAGKSTLLRICAGLESPDAGRVTVHGALGYCPQQPALVDLLRADEHFELVGAGRGLSRHEARRAGAQLAGRLDWRPDRRTAGELSGGTRQKLNVVLAGLGDPAVLLLDEPYQGFDGESFLDFWEQVWHWRDEGRAVVVVTHRPEQLKRVDAVLDLGRQRVGVGERSR from the coding sequence ATGACCGGCGCGGAGCCCTGGCTGGGCGAGCTGACCCGCGCCCTGCGCCGGGAGAACCTGGACGGCTGGCACGTCGACCAGGTCATCGCCGAGACGCGGGCGCACCTGGCCGAGAGCGGTGAGCAGCCCGAGTCGGCCTTCGGTACCGCGGACGCCTACGCCCGGGTGGTCGCCGCCGAGTTCGCCGGCACGGTGGAGCCGGCGTCGGTCGCCCCGCCGCGTCTCGTGGTCGAGGGCATCACCAAGAGCTACCGCCGCCGACCGGTCCTCGACGGCGTCGACCTCGTGGTCGCGGCCGGCGAGGTCGTGGCGGTCGTCGGGCCCAACGGCGCCGGCAAGTCGACCCTGCTGCGCATCTGCGCAGGGCTGGAGAGCCCCGATGCCGGGCGGGTCACCGTGCACGGGGCGCTCGGCTACTGCCCGCAGCAGCCGGCGCTGGTGGACCTGCTGCGCGCCGACGAGCACTTCGAGCTGGTCGGCGCGGGCCGCGGGCTGTCCCGGCACGAGGCCCGGCGTGCCGGTGCGCAGCTGGCAGGGCGGTTGGACTGGCGGCCCGACCGGCGCACCGCGGGCGAGCTCTCCGGCGGCACGCGGCAGAAGCTCAACGTCGTCCTCGCGGGGCTGGGGGATCCGGCCGTGCTGCTGCTCGACGAGCCCTACCAGGGTTTCGACGGCGAGTCCTTCCTCGACTTCTGGGAGCAGGTCTGGCACTGGCGCGACGAGGGCCGGGCGGTCGTCGTCGTGACGCACCGGCCCGAGCAGCTCAAGCGGGTGGACGCCGTCCTGGATCTCGGGCGGCAGCGCGTCGGCGTGGGGGAGCGGTCGCGGTGA
- the lspA gene encoding signal peptidase II → MRHSRGVGSGSAVGAPGRRIVVRERGRRGRTGPWSAVLAEPTDPDLVEDDAAPARRPRMLLLLSIAVAVLAVDVLTKVLVVANIEPGEDIKLLGGAVYLTFWRNTGAAFSFAEGATVLFSLIAVAVAVVIVRQARRLYSTGWAIALGLVLGGAIGNLSDRIFRAPGFLRGGVVDFISVFAPDGRVFPVFNAADSAITIGGILGVLLALRGIEFDGTRSRKETARG, encoded by the coding sequence GTGCGTCACTCCCGGGGGGTGGGCAGCGGCTCCGCGGTCGGAGCGCCGGGGCGCCGTATCGTCGTCCGCGAGCGCGGCCGGCGAGGCCGCACCGGACCCTGGAGCGCCGTCCTGGCCGAGCCCACCGACCCCGACCTCGTCGAGGACGACGCTGCCCCGGCCCGCCGGCCGCGGATGCTGCTGCTCCTGTCGATCGCCGTGGCCGTCCTCGCCGTCGACGTCCTCACCAAGGTGCTCGTCGTCGCGAACATCGAGCCGGGCGAGGACATCAAGCTGCTCGGCGGCGCGGTCTACCTGACCTTCTGGCGCAACACCGGCGCCGCGTTCTCCTTCGCCGAGGGCGCCACCGTGCTGTTCAGCCTCATCGCGGTCGCCGTGGCCGTGGTCATCGTGCGGCAGGCGCGGCGGCTGTACTCGACCGGCTGGGCGATCGCGCTCGGCCTCGTGCTCGGCGGCGCGATCGGCAACCTCTCCGACCGGATCTTCCGCGCGCCGGGCTTCCTGCGCGGCGGCGTCGTCGACTTCATCTCCGTGTTCGCCCCCGACGGGCGGGTGTTCCCGGTCTTCAACGCGGCCGACTCGGCCATCACCATCGGCGGCATCCTGGGCGTGCTGCTGGCCCTGCGCGGCATCGAGTTCGACGGCACGCGGAGCCGCAAGGAGACGGCCCGCGGCTGA
- a CDS encoding glycoside hydrolase family 13 protein — MGDRADAAWWRSAVIYEVYLRSFADSDGDGVGDIGGLRSRLGYLRDLGVDAVWITPWYPSPMADGGYDVSDYRDIDPRFGTLADADALVAEAHALGLRVIIDLVANHTSVEHPWFRAAVAAGPGGRERDRYFFRDGRDGGDRPPNDWISAFGGIAWTRVQEPDGSPGQWYLHLFAPEQPDLNWDDEGVRAEFDDVLRFWFDRGVDGFRVDAAPAMAKAPGLPDAGHGPGASFESTRWVDNPHWDVDAVHDVLRRWRAVGDGYPGERLFVTEAVVNGPVRLSRYVRPDEMHTTFNFDYLRCPWEPRALRTAITETLAAMESVGAPPTWVLSSHDETRHVTRFGRADTSGGAMGFDAAVPTDLALGRRRARAALLLTLALPGSAYLYQGEELGLPEVEDLPEEALQDPTWERSGRTVRGRDGCRVPLPWSGQQPPFGFSPDGVRPWLPQPPGWRALTAAAQEADPSSTLSLYRAALRQRRQLSCLREPGLSWADAGDGVLAFDRGPAFRCLVNFSDEAVDLAGEGEVLLSSQPGDRALPTDAAVWLRPARDPGR; from the coding sequence GTGGGCGACCGCGCCGACGCGGCCTGGTGGCGGTCGGCCGTCATCTACGAGGTCTACCTGCGCAGCTTCGCCGACTCCGACGGGGACGGCGTCGGCGACATCGGCGGCCTGCGCAGCCGGCTGGGCTACCTGCGCGACCTCGGGGTCGACGCGGTCTGGATCACGCCGTGGTACCCGTCGCCGATGGCCGACGGCGGGTACGACGTCAGCGACTACCGCGACATCGACCCCCGCTTCGGCACCCTGGCCGACGCGGACGCCCTCGTCGCGGAGGCGCACGCCCTCGGGCTGCGGGTGATCATCGACCTGGTCGCCAACCACACCTCCGTCGAGCACCCCTGGTTCCGGGCCGCGGTGGCCGCCGGGCCCGGCGGACGCGAGCGGGACCGCTACTTCTTCCGCGACGGCCGGGACGGCGGCGACCGGCCGCCCAACGACTGGATCAGCGCGTTCGGCGGGATCGCCTGGACCCGCGTGCAGGAGCCCGACGGGAGCCCCGGGCAGTGGTACCTGCACCTGTTCGCCCCGGAGCAGCCCGACCTGAACTGGGACGACGAGGGGGTGCGCGCCGAGTTCGACGACGTGCTGCGGTTCTGGTTCGACAGGGGCGTCGACGGATTCCGGGTCGACGCAGCACCCGCGATGGCCAAGGCCCCGGGCCTGCCCGACGCCGGGCACGGGCCCGGCGCCTCGTTCGAGTCCACCCGGTGGGTGGACAACCCGCACTGGGACGTCGACGCCGTCCACGACGTGCTGCGCCGCTGGCGCGCCGTGGGCGACGGGTACCCGGGCGAGCGCCTGTTCGTCACCGAGGCGGTGGTCAACGGGCCGGTGCGCCTGAGCCGGTACGTGCGGCCGGACGAGATGCACACGACCTTCAACTTCGACTACCTCCGCTGCCCGTGGGAGCCGCGGGCGCTGCGGACGGCGATCACCGAGACGCTCGCCGCGATGGAGTCGGTGGGCGCCCCGCCCACGTGGGTCCTGTCCAGCCACGACGAGACCCGCCACGTCACCCGGTTCGGGCGCGCGGACACCTCCGGCGGCGCGATGGGCTTCGACGCCGCCGTCCCGACCGACCTGGCCCTCGGACGCCGCCGGGCCCGGGCGGCCCTCCTGCTCACGCTGGCGCTGCCCGGCAGCGCCTACCTCTACCAGGGCGAGGAGCTCGGGCTGCCCGAGGTGGAGGACCTGCCGGAGGAGGCGCTGCAGGACCCGACCTGGGAGCGGTCGGGCCGCACGGTCCGGGGGCGGGACGGCTGCCGCGTGCCGCTGCCGTGGTCCGGTCAGCAGCCGCCGTTCGGGTTCTCGCCGGACGGCGTGCGCCCCTGGCTGCCCCAGCCACCCGGCTGGCGGGCGCTCACCGCGGCGGCGCAGGAGGCCGATCCGTCCTCGACCCTGTCGCTGTACCGCGCGGCACTGCGGCAGCGGCGGCAGCTGTCGTGCCTCCGGGAACCCGGCTTGAGCTGGGCGGACGCCGGCGACGGCGTGCTCGCGTTCGACCGCGGTCCCGCGTTCCGGTGCCTGGTGAACTTCTCCGACGAGGCCGTCGACCTGGCCGGGGAGGGCGAGGTCCTGCTGAGCAGTCAGCCGGGCGACAGGGCCCTCCCGACGGACGCCGCGGTGTGGCTGCGCCCCGCTCGGGACCCCGGCCGGTGA
- a CDS encoding DUF4032 domain-containing protein: MHFVFSPPAEAAAGLLDLPWRQPLEQWTDDRLTEIPQRGLSRHVVRFVSEGGEVFALKEISERLARKEYALLRRLKDIGIPSVDVLGVVVDRPDDLDAILVTRFLEYSSSFRALFSSPRGANMSDRLMDAQVELLARLHLAGFWWGDCSLSNTLFRFDAGALTAYFVDAETAELHERLSDGQRAYDLELARERVAGELMDLAGGELLPPELDPIEVADELVDRYDHLWHELTDEEVMTREEQRFRIAERIRRLQELGFDVDEVELIDDPSGGSRLKLTTRVAEPGRHRRELLALTGLDVWENQARRLLADIASFRGWMEQVQGKRVPMHAAATRWLRDVYQPVMVMVPPELRTRLDEAEIFHEILEHRWFLSEAAGRDVGTTAAAEDYITNVLPNVPDDLLTPPAAALNPET; this comes from the coding sequence GTGCACTTCGTGTTCAGCCCGCCTGCCGAGGCCGCCGCGGGCCTGCTCGACCTGCCGTGGAGGCAGCCGCTGGAGCAGTGGACCGACGACCGGCTCACCGAGATCCCGCAGCGGGGCCTGTCGCGGCACGTCGTCCGGTTCGTCAGCGAGGGCGGGGAGGTCTTCGCGCTCAAGGAGATCTCCGAGCGGCTGGCGCGCAAGGAGTACGCGCTGCTGCGCCGGCTCAAGGACATCGGCATCCCCTCGGTCGACGTGCTCGGCGTCGTGGTCGACCGGCCCGACGACCTCGACGCGATCCTGGTGACCCGCTTCCTCGAGTACTCCTCGTCCTTCCGCGCGCTGTTCTCCAGCCCGCGGGGGGCGAACATGAGCGACCGGCTGATGGACGCGCAGGTCGAGCTGCTCGCGCGGCTGCACCTCGCGGGGTTCTGGTGGGGCGACTGCTCGCTGTCGAACACGCTGTTCCGCTTCGACGCCGGAGCGCTCACCGCCTACTTCGTCGACGCCGAGACCGCCGAGCTGCACGAGCGGCTGTCCGACGGGCAGCGCGCGTACGACCTGGAGCTGGCCCGGGAGCGGGTCGCGGGGGAGCTGATGGACCTCGCCGGCGGCGAGCTCCTGCCCCCGGAGCTCGACCCGATCGAGGTCGCCGACGAGCTGGTGGACCGCTACGACCACCTCTGGCACGAGCTGACCGACGAGGAGGTGATGACGCGCGAGGAGCAGCGGTTCCGCATCGCCGAGCGGATCCGGCGGCTGCAGGAGCTGGGCTTCGACGTCGACGAGGTGGAGCTGATCGACGACCCGAGCGGCGGGAGCCGGCTCAAGCTGACCACCCGGGTCGCCGAGCCCGGGCGGCACCGGCGCGAGCTGCTCGCGCTCACCGGCCTGGACGTGTGGGAGAACCAGGCCCGCCGGCTGCTGGCCGACATCGCCAGCTTCCGCGGCTGGATGGAGCAGGTCCAGGGCAAGCGGGTGCCCATGCACGCGGCGGCCACCCGGTGGCTGCGCGACGTCTACCAGCCCGTGATGGTCATGGTCCCGCCGGAGCTGCGCACCCGCCTGGACGAGGCCGAGATCTTCCACGAGATCCTCGAGCACCGGTGGTTCCTGTCCGAGGCGGCCGGCCGCGACGTGGGGACGACGGCGGCCGCGGAGGACTACATCACCAACGTGCTGCCGAACGTGCCCGACGACCTGCTGACCCCGCCGGCGGCGGCGCTGAACCCCGAAACCTGA